The following proteins are co-located in the Shouchella hunanensis genome:
- a CDS encoding sensor histidine kinase yields the protein MTSRYVALVFKMVMLLFISGFLTSVAIAGLYFTYQVSDLNYYINVFDRIAAAFNATLNFYSYELFNLINVLFFVGIVLSIWFIGHRYIHYFVKIEKDLGQMAGGELSQRIEVKENHELGQLARQVNQLIERLENTVHEERIAEQSKTELITNVSHDLRTPLTSIMGYLDLIERDQYKDEVTLRYFTDIAYDKTKQMNSMVNDLFEYIRTKNPKLMLNKDYIDLKEVIKQIASQFHLQMEEAKLSFRMDLPDQEVKQYVDGEKLSRVLENIIGNAIKYGADAPFIDITLHQGTKETEMEIRNYGEPIAQSEIPFIFERFYRVDQSRSKDTGGSGLGLAIAKNIVELHEGEIRVTSDLEGTAFSITLPIVHKEA from the coding sequence TTGACTAGTCGGTATGTGGCTTTAGTTTTTAAAATGGTGATGTTGTTATTTATAAGTGGTTTTCTTACAAGCGTAGCTATTGCAGGGCTTTACTTCACGTATCAAGTGTCAGATTTAAACTACTATATAAATGTATTTGATCGAATTGCAGCAGCTTTTAACGCAACACTTAACTTTTATAGTTATGAATTATTCAATCTGATAAATGTATTATTCTTTGTCGGAATCGTCTTATCTATATGGTTCATTGGACACAGGTACATACACTACTTCGTGAAGATTGAAAAAGATCTTGGGCAGATGGCAGGTGGCGAGCTTTCGCAACGGATCGAGGTAAAAGAGAATCATGAACTAGGTCAATTAGCTAGACAAGTGAATCAATTAATTGAAAGGCTAGAAAACACTGTGCATGAAGAAAGAATTGCTGAGCAATCGAAAACAGAATTAATTACAAATGTATCACATGACTTACGAACACCTCTTACTTCTATTATGGGCTACCTCGATTTAATCGAGAGAGATCAATATAAAGATGAAGTAACCTTACGCTATTTTACAGACATCGCCTATGATAAAACGAAGCAAATGAACTCAATGGTCAACGACTTATTTGAATACATCCGAACGAAAAACCCGAAGCTCATGTTAAATAAAGACTACATCGACCTGAAAGAAGTGATAAAGCAAATTGCTTCTCAGTTTCATTTGCAAATGGAAGAAGCGAAATTAAGCTTTAGAATGGATTTGCCAGATCAGGAAGTGAAGCAATATGTGGATGGAGAAAAGCTTTCGCGCGTACTTGAAAACATTATCGGAAATGCAATCAAGTATGGAGCTGACGCACCGTTTATTGACATTACTCTTCATCAAGGCACGAAAGAAACGGAAATGGAAATTCGAAATTACGGGGAACCTATTGCTCAGTCTGAGATTCCGTTTATCTTTGAAAGATTCTACCGAGTGGATCAATCTCGTTCAAAAGACACTGGGGGTTCTGGATTAGGATTAGCCATTGCAAAGAATATTGTCGAGCTACACGAGGGTGAAATTCGTGTAACTAGTGATTTAGAAGGAACGGCATTTTCTATCACCTTACCTATTGTACATAAGGAAGCGTGA
- a CDS encoding response regulator transcription factor — MSKQILIVDDDQDIANLINFSLKNEGFNTVMASNGVEAMKQLEQHPIDLIVLDVMMPEMNGLEFCQAVRLSHSLPILMISAKSEDMDKITGIMTGADDYVSKPFNILELVVRVKALVRRAYYYHGAPKEGGILELGDLTIDKKKYQARVHGNELKLTSKEFDILYLLASQAGQVFDSETIFQSVWKEKYYDSNNTVMVHISNLRDKLEKALGYKVIQTVWGVGYKIESV, encoded by the coding sequence TTGTCTAAACAGATTTTAATTGTAGACGACGACCAAGATATAGCAAATCTCATTAACTTTTCTTTGAAAAATGAAGGCTTCAACACGGTAATGGCTAGCAATGGTGTGGAAGCAATGAAACAACTGGAACAGCATCCTATTGATTTAATCGTCTTAGATGTAATGATGCCTGAAATGAATGGGTTGGAATTTTGCCAAGCCGTTAGACTGAGTCATAGCCTACCTATTCTGATGATTAGTGCAAAATCGGAAGACATGGATAAAATTACAGGAATTATGACTGGTGCTGATGATTATGTTAGTAAGCCTTTTAACATTCTTGAGCTCGTTGTTCGTGTGAAGGCGTTAGTACGAAGAGCGTACTACTATCACGGCGCTCCAAAAGAAGGTGGCATCCTTGAGTTAGGCGATTTAACCATTGATAAAAAGAAATATCAAGCTAGAGTGCATGGAAATGAACTGAAATTAACTTCTAAGGAATTTGATATACTATATCTCCTTGCTAGTCAAGCGGGCCAAGTGTTTGACTCAGAGACCATTTTTCAAAGCGTTTGGAAGGAAAAGTACTATGATTCAAATAACACTGTGATGGTGCATATAAGCAACTTGCGAGACAAGCTTGAAAAAGCGTTAGGGTATAAAGTCATTCAAACCGTCTGGGGAGTCGGCTACAAAATTGAATCTGTTTAA
- a CDS encoding endonuclease MutS2, whose amino-acid sequence MKQQTLEAIGFNDVLKEMAEHTRMNRARETILQMKPLLNQSQMEHRMTEIEEAIRILTRSGSVPIHVVDDIAQMIMQAKKGLFIRADQFTRVISFLEHCGKLKRFMNDKQEIAPLVSSYAFSIDDLSQLEEQLTSAIRNGQVDEYASKELSYLRRQKKVALERLKNKVEHLVNGGKYKSFLQDKMVSTRQGRYVLSIKKEYRNKVKGTVLDTSASGSTLFMEPSEVSDIQEEVSLYTYAEEAEVERILFELTEALLAQEQTISIAMDVMHEYDVLFAKAKYCREIEGTKPSLSVDRTIKLIRARHPALGRKAVPLTISFGGAVDRALVITGPNTGGKTVTLKTVGLVTAMAQAGLLIPAEKGSQIGIFQTIFVDIGDGQSMEDNLSTFSSRMVSIIEILREANDRSLVLLDELGSGTDPNEGMGLAITILNQLYKKGSTLFATTHYSEMKSFADDTDGFINGSMEFDVESLQPTYRLLIGESGKSQAFEIALKLGLHPSIVDEAHQISYGQKSSYQDRFSAEALQSEAFRKQVIFNRHANKQKKVLASDVKAFQQGDNVTIQATNETAIVYKGPDERGNYIVQVKDDKKTINHKRLTLHISAEELYPEDYDFDIIFKSKTYRKVKNDQSRKHMDGIWLEE is encoded by the coding sequence ATGAAACAACAAACCTTAGAAGCGATAGGGTTTAATGATGTCCTTAAGGAGATGGCTGAGCATACGCGGATGAATCGAGCACGTGAAACGATTCTTCAGATGAAGCCTCTACTGAATCAAAGTCAAATGGAGCACAGGATGACTGAAATAGAAGAGGCTATCCGTATTCTGACCCGTAGCGGCAGTGTACCGATACACGTTGTAGATGATATTGCCCAAATGATTATGCAAGCAAAGAAAGGATTATTTATTCGCGCGGATCAATTTACAAGGGTGATTTCTTTTTTAGAGCATTGCGGCAAGTTAAAGCGGTTTATGAATGATAAACAGGAGATTGCGCCATTGGTGAGTAGCTATGCGTTTTCGATTGATGATCTTTCACAACTAGAGGAACAACTTACCTCAGCCATTCGTAATGGTCAAGTTGATGAGTATGCGTCAAAAGAATTAAGTTACCTTCGTCGTCAGAAGAAAGTGGCTTTAGAACGATTAAAAAATAAAGTGGAGCACCTTGTAAATGGAGGGAAATACAAAAGCTTTTTGCAAGATAAGATGGTCTCCACACGCCAAGGTCGATACGTACTATCAATAAAAAAAGAATACCGTAATAAAGTAAAGGGTACGGTCCTTGATACATCAGCTTCCGGCTCAACATTGTTTATGGAACCGTCTGAAGTGAGCGATATTCAAGAAGAGGTGAGTTTGTACACCTATGCAGAGGAAGCAGAAGTAGAACGAATTTTATTCGAACTAACAGAAGCGTTATTAGCACAAGAACAGACCATTTCTATTGCAATGGATGTCATGCATGAGTACGATGTGTTGTTTGCTAAAGCAAAATATTGTCGGGAAATAGAAGGAACAAAACCTTCTTTATCAGTCGATCGAACGATTAAGCTCATACGTGCTAGACACCCGGCCTTAGGTCGAAAAGCGGTTCCTTTGACGATAAGCTTTGGTGGAGCTGTTGATCGTGCGTTAGTCATTACCGGACCGAATACAGGTGGAAAAACCGTAACATTGAAAACCGTTGGATTAGTAACTGCAATGGCACAGGCAGGATTGCTGATTCCTGCTGAAAAGGGTAGTCAGATTGGTATCTTCCAAACCATTTTTGTTGATATTGGTGATGGACAAAGTATGGAGGATAATTTAAGCACGTTTAGTTCAAGAATGGTTTCCATTATAGAGATATTACGAGAAGCTAATGATCGATCACTCGTCTTGCTTGACGAACTTGGCTCTGGTACAGATCCAAATGAAGGAATGGGCTTAGCCATTACAATTTTAAACCAGTTATATAAAAAAGGTTCCACCTTATTTGCTACGACCCACTATAGCGAAATGAAGAGCTTTGCTGACGACACAGACGGCTTCATTAACGGCTCAATGGAATTTGATGTAGAAAGTTTACAACCAACATATCGGTTATTAATAGGTGAAAGTGGTAAAAGTCAGGCTTTTGAGATCGCACTTAAATTAGGCTTACATCCGAGTATTGTTGATGAAGCGCATCAAATTTCATATGGACAAAAGAGTTCCTATCAAGACCGCTTTTCTGCTGAGGCGCTTCAAAGCGAAGCGTTTCGCAAGCAAGTTATTTTTAATCGTCACGCAAATAAACAAAAAAAAGTCCTCGCTTCTGACGTGAAAGCATTCCAGCAAGGGGACAATGTGACGATTCAAGCGACGAATGAAACCGCAATTGTTTATAAAGGCCCTGATGAAAGGGGGAACTATATCGTACAAGTTAAAGATGACAAGAAAACGATTAATCATAAGCGCTTGACATTGCATATTTCAGCGGAAGAGCTGTATCCAGAAGACTATGACTTTGATATTATCTTTAAAAGCAAAACCTATCGGAAAGTCAAAAATGACCAGAGCCGCAAGCATATGGACGGTATTTGGTTAGAGGAATAA
- a CDS encoding FAD-dependent oxidoreductase — MKIIVIGCTHAGTQTVKNLLRLHPDADITVYERNNNVSFLSCGIALNVGGVVKNAEDLFYSSPEELEALGATMHVHHNVLSINRQAKTIVVENLETNETKQDHYDKLVYTTGSTPIVPPISGIGLKHIQLCKNYAQAQDIIKKAAHATNIAVIGAGYIGVELVEAFEAYGKHVTFIEGSDRVLNKYLDREFTDEVEQTLTNHGIQLALNEKVESFVGDDDGYVKSVQTSKATHDVDLVILCVGFRPQTELVKDELDTLSNGALLVNDYMQTSDPSIFAAGDNCSVFHNAAQHHAYIPLATNATKMGTLVAYNIMQPTIRYRGTQGTSGLKLYDLHMASTGLTEDAAATYGLDVRSTTLIDHERPTFMPTATEVRLKLVYENETMRLIGGQIMSKNDQTQLMNTLSVCIQQGMTVEDLAFSDFFFQPHYNKPVNLLNTVALKTLAEQDQIQLQTQ; from the coding sequence ATGAAAATTATCGTTATTGGTTGTACGCACGCTGGAACACAAACGGTCAAAAATTTGCTCCGTCTTCATCCTGATGCAGACATTACAGTCTACGAACGAAACAACAACGTTTCCTTTCTTTCCTGTGGGATTGCACTAAATGTTGGCGGTGTTGTAAAGAATGCAGAAGACCTATTCTATTCGTCTCCAGAAGAGTTAGAAGCCCTTGGTGCAACGATGCACGTTCATCACAACGTTTTGTCGATTAATCGACAAGCAAAAACCATTGTTGTTGAAAACCTTGAAACAAATGAAACGAAGCAAGATCATTATGACAAACTAGTTTATACCACTGGGTCAACGCCGATTGTCCCACCTATTTCAGGGATTGGGTTAAAACATATTCAGCTTTGCAAAAATTATGCACAAGCACAAGACATTATTAAGAAAGCGGCTCATGCTACTAACATTGCTGTAATCGGGGCTGGTTACATTGGTGTAGAGCTAGTTGAAGCCTTTGAAGCTTACGGAAAGCACGTGACATTTATCGAGGGTTCTGATCGCGTTTTAAACAAGTATTTGGATCGTGAATTTACAGATGAAGTTGAACAAACGTTAACGAATCACGGTATTCAATTGGCACTTAATGAGAAAGTAGAATCATTCGTTGGCGATGATGACGGTTATGTAAAGTCTGTTCAAACAAGCAAGGCTACCCATGATGTTGACCTGGTTATTCTCTGTGTTGGCTTTCGACCTCAAACGGAATTAGTAAAAGACGAACTAGATACGTTATCCAATGGGGCACTACTCGTAAATGACTATATGCAAACGAGTGACCCTTCGATCTTTGCGGCTGGGGACAATTGCTCAGTATTTCACAATGCTGCGCAGCACCATGCCTATATACCACTTGCAACGAACGCAACTAAAATGGGCACACTTGTTGCTTATAATATTATGCAACCCACCATTCGTTACCGTGGTACACAAGGAACATCTGGCTTAAAGCTTTATGACCTTCATATGGCATCAACCGGTCTTACAGAAGATGCAGCGGCAACGTACGGTTTAGATGTTCGCTCTACAACACTTATTGATCATGAGCGACCAACCTTTATGCCAACTGCAACAGAAGTCAGACTTAAGCTTGTGTATGAAAACGAGACAATGCGTCTAATTGGCGGTCAGATTATGAGTAAAAATGACCAGACTCAACTCATGAATACCTTATCTGTCTGTATCCAACAAGGTATGACCGTTGAAGACCTGGCTTTTAGCGATTTCTTCTTTCAACCACACTATAACAAGCCTGTTAACCTTCTTAACACCGTTGCGTTAAAAACATTGGCTGAACAAGATCAGATTCAACTACAAACTCAATAA
- a CDS encoding acetylornithine deacetylase has protein sequence MKELLEQVDLREDELIELVKALISFQTPAPPARNTVAIQTYIANYLKEMGMFIDQWDVYEGDPNVVGTLKGTDREAFQSLILNGHVDVAAVEEDEEWEMPPFAAKVKDRSIYGRGAADMKGGLAACLFALKLASDHGIELKGDVILQSVIGEEVGEAGTKQCCERGYKADYAIVADTSHCSIQGQGGVITGWITIKSPTTHHDGTRRQLIHAGGGVNGASAIEKMAKLITALQELERHWAVTKSYPGFPSGTNTINPAVIEGGRHPAFIADECRLWMTVHFYPNESIEEVTKEIETHLLAVAKGDVWLRDHLPQFEWGGESMIVDRGEVFPAFSVDKKHQGFAVISEAHTAVFKEQPKVDMSPTVTDGGWLAAYGIPTILYGPGKLAHAHAVNEKIDIDELIMYTKSLLSFMVRWCNTQKK, from the coding sequence ATGAAGGAACTATTGGAGCAAGTCGACTTACGCGAGGATGAGCTTATTGAACTAGTGAAGGCGTTAATTTCATTTCAAACACCAGCACCACCAGCACGAAATACAGTAGCCATTCAAACGTATATTGCCAATTATTTAAAAGAAATGGGGATGTTTATTGACCAGTGGGATGTGTATGAAGGTGACCCGAATGTTGTCGGGACGTTAAAAGGAACAGACAGGGAGGCCTTTCAAAGTTTAATCTTAAATGGACATGTTGATGTGGCTGCTGTTGAAGAAGATGAAGAATGGGAGATGCCACCTTTTGCTGCAAAAGTAAAGGATCGGTCGATTTATGGTCGTGGGGCTGCAGATATGAAAGGCGGACTTGCTGCCTGTTTGTTTGCGTTAAAGCTAGCTTCTGATCATGGCATTGAATTAAAAGGGGACGTCATTTTACAGTCGGTTATCGGAGAAGAAGTAGGAGAAGCAGGGACAAAGCAATGCTGTGAACGAGGGTATAAAGCAGATTATGCCATCGTAGCGGACACGAGTCACTGTTCAATTCAGGGTCAGGGTGGTGTCATAACTGGATGGATTACGATTAAAAGCCCGACTACACATCACGACGGGACAAGACGCCAGCTTATTCACGCCGGTGGTGGTGTAAATGGGGCGAGCGCCATTGAGAAAATGGCAAAACTCATTACTGCTTTACAAGAGTTAGAGCGACATTGGGCAGTCACAAAGTCTTATCCTGGTTTTCCGTCAGGGACAAACACCATTAATCCTGCGGTGATTGAAGGAGGAAGGCACCCCGCATTTATCGCGGATGAATGCCGGTTATGGATGACGGTTCATTTTTATCCAAATGAGTCGATTGAAGAGGTAACAAAAGAAATTGAAACACATCTTCTAGCGGTAGCAAAAGGAGATGTTTGGTTACGTGATCATTTACCACAATTTGAGTGGGGTGGAGAGTCAATGATTGTTGATCGAGGAGAAGTGTTTCCAGCGTTCTCTGTTGATAAAAAGCATCAAGGGTTTGCAGTTATTTCAGAAGCGCATACAGCGGTCTTTAAAGAGCAACCGAAGGTCGATATGTCACCAACTGTGACAGATGGTGGGTGGCTGGCGGCTTATGGTATACCAACGATTCTATACGGCCCGGGGAAATTAGCACACGCCCATGCAGTAAATGAAAAAATCGACATAGACGAACTGATTATGTACACAAAATCCCTTTTATCCTTTATGGTACGTTGGTGCAACACACAAAAAAAGTAG
- a CDS encoding class I SAM-dependent methyltransferase — protein sequence MNTQQQLKEAYNKQAKYRDSAITDDWKTNEREGFLRVLQREKKTSLLEIGAGPGHDSLYFHQHGLHTFSTDLSPEMIAICKSKGLEAAEMSFYQLQFPDEQFDAIYAFNCLLHVPKAELSEVLSELKRVIKPNGLFYLGVYGGRTSEGIWEEDVYEPKRFFSFYEHEPLQSLLSAFFSIESFNVIPSNVIGGDLAFQSIVLRKE from the coding sequence ATGAACACACAACAACAATTAAAAGAAGCCTACAACAAACAAGCGAAATACCGAGATTCTGCTATAACAGATGATTGGAAAACAAATGAAAGAGAAGGGTTTCTACGAGTGTTGCAACGAGAAAAGAAGACAAGTTTACTAGAGATCGGTGCAGGTCCTGGACATGATAGTTTGTATTTTCATCAACATGGGCTCCATACATTTAGTACAGACTTGTCCCCTGAAATGATTGCCATTTGTAAAAGCAAAGGTCTTGAGGCAGCAGAAATGAGCTTTTATCAACTCCAGTTTCCTGATGAACAGTTTGATGCTATCTATGCATTCAATTGCCTGTTACACGTTCCGAAAGCAGAATTAAGTGAGGTGTTAAGTGAATTAAAGAGGGTGATAAAACCAAATGGTCTGTTTTATTTAGGTGTGTATGGCGGGAGAACATCTGAAGGAATATGGGAAGAGGATGTTTATGAGCCTAAACGCTTTTTCTCGTTTTATGAACATGAGCCTCTCCAATCTCTTTTATCCGCCTTTTTTTCCATTGAATCGTTCAACGTAATTCCAAGTAACGTCATTGGTGGAGACTTGGCCTTTCAGTCAATTGTATTACGGAAGGAATAA
- a CDS encoding HIT family protein, whose product MNHWKQNRIRAAQQHQNPMVMARMRTGFAVIGDTQFLPGYCVLLPDEEYPSLEALPYQKRSDYLLDMSLIGDAILHVCKPIRVNYSIYGNTDAFLHAHIFPRYSWEPAERIPYPVWQYPKQNWTDENEQFQEDKHGSLRTKITKHLHTLMKDAY is encoded by the coding sequence ATGAATCATTGGAAACAAAATCGCATTAGAGCAGCACAACAACACCAAAATCCGATGGTGATGGCACGAATGCGCACTGGATTTGCGGTAATAGGTGACACGCAGTTCCTCCCCGGCTATTGCGTTCTATTACCAGATGAAGAATACCCTTCTCTTGAAGCGTTGCCGTATCAAAAAAGAAGTGATTATCTACTAGATATGAGTTTGATTGGTGATGCTATTCTTCATGTATGTAAGCCAATTCGAGTAAATTATTCAATCTATGGCAATACAGATGCCTTTTTACATGCTCATATTTTCCCAAGATATAGCTGGGAGCCTGCAGAGCGCATTCCTTATCCAGTTTGGCAATACCCAAAACAGAACTGGACGGATGAGAACGAACAGTTCCAAGAAGACAAACACGGTAGTTTACGAACAAAAATAACGAAGCATTTACATACTTTGATGAAAGACGCTTATTAA